The stretch of DNA CTGCTGATCCTCGCGGTCAATGTCATCGCCGGTTTCGCGCTCGGCATGATCGGGCATGGCCTGTCCGCAAGCGAAGCGGGCGAGCTTTACGTGACGCTGGCGGTGGGCGATGCGCTGGTGGCGCAGGTTCCCGCGCTGCTGCTGTCGATTGCGGCCGCCGCGATCGTCACGCGAGTGTCGGACACGCGCGATCTCACCGGGCAGATCGGCGGCCAGTTCGCCGACCCGCGCGCGTGGCTGCCGGTGGCGCTGATATTGGGCGGGATCGGGCTGGTCCCGGCGATGCCGCAGGCGATCTTCCTTCCCGCCGCCGCCATCGCGCTCGGCATATGGTGGGCGCTGCGGCGACAGGCGGCGAAGCCAGTCGACGAAACCCCCGTTGCCGAGGAACCCCCCCCCGACCGGATCGAGCTGGCCGATGTCTCCGACCAGACGCTCGTCACCATCGAGCTGGGCTACGGCCTCGTCCAGCTGGTCGACGAGGCGAAAGGCGCGCCGCTGGTGTCGCGCATCACCGGCATCCGCAAGCAGTTGTCGCGCGATCTCGGCTTCGTCCTGCCGCAGTTCCGCATCCGCGATTCACTGGATGCCGCGCCCAATGACTACGCCGTGCTGCTCGGCGGGGTGACGGTCGCGCAGGGGTCGGTCAGGCCGGGCAAGCTGCTCGCGATCGACGCGGGCGAGGTGCGCGGCGAGCCGCCCTACGCCGCGCTCGGCCTTTCCGGCGAGCCGACGCGCGATCCCAGTTTCGATTGCCCCGCGCTGTGGATCGATCCGGGCGCGCGCGACCTTGCCGTGGCCGAGGGATTCCTCGCGGTCGATGCCTCGACCGTGATCGCGACCCACGCCAACCAGGCGCTGGCCGAGGCCGCGCCGCAGCTGCTCGGCCCGGCGGAAGTGCAGGACCTCCTCGATGCGCTGAAGGAGCGCAGCCCCGCGCTGGTCGAGGCGATCCATCCCGAGCCGCTTTCCTTGGCCGCGCTGACCCGCATCTTCCGCGCGCTGATCGGCGACGGGCTATCGCTCGCCCATCCGCAGCCGCTCTTCACCAGCCTCGCGCTCGCGCTCCAGAAGAGCACGGATTTCGACGCCCTGATCGACGCGGTCCGGGTCGATCTCGGCGCGCGGCTGGTGGCGCAGGTGTGCGAGCCGGGCGCGCGGCTGAAAGTGGTGACGCTCGATGCCGGGCTCGAGGGCGCGATCCTCGGGGGGATGACCGATCCGGCGACCGGGCAGCCGCTGATCGAGCCCGACTGCGGGAACATGATCGCGCGGCGCATCGGCGAACTGACGGGCGAACACGGGCCGCTCGCGCTCATCGTCCAGCCGCCCGCGCGCCGCGCGCTCGCCGCTCTGCTGCGTGCGCGGGCGCGGACCTGCCTCGTCCTGTCGATCAACGAACTGCCCGCGAGCCAGCCGGTCGAGGTCGTCGCGGTGATCGGTGAGGACGCTCCCGCGCACGAGGCCATCGCGGCATGAAGCACG from Erythrobacter sp. encodes:
- a CDS encoding flagellar biosynthesis protein FlhA, which codes for MALPVGIFALFALMVLPIPTVLLDAFFVLNIAIAVAVLMAALNAREPLDFSSFPTVLLFATLLRLALNVASTRVVLVNGHEGGAAAGEVIDAFGQFLVGGNFAVGLFVFAILLIINMIVITKGAGRVSEVSARFVLDALPGKQMAIDADIAAGLITSDEARERRRRVTVEADFHGSMDGASKFVKGDALAALLILAVNVIAGFALGMIGHGLSASEAGELYVTLAVGDALVAQVPALLLSIAAAAIVTRVSDTRDLTGQIGGQFADPRAWLPVALILGGIGLVPAMPQAIFLPAAAIALGIWWALRRQAAKPVDETPVAEEPPPDRIELADVSDQTLVTIELGYGLVQLVDEAKGAPLVSRITGIRKQLSRDLGFVLPQFRIRDSLDAAPNDYAVLLGGVTVAQGSVRPGKLLAIDAGEVRGEPPYAALGLSGEPTRDPSFDCPALWIDPGARDLAVAEGFLAVDASTVIATHANQALAEAAPQLLGPAEVQDLLDALKERSPALVEAIHPEPLSLAALTRIFRALIGDGLSLAHPQPLFTSLALALQKSTDFDALIDAVRVDLGARLVAQVCEPGARLKVVTLDAGLEGAILGGMTDPATGQPLIEPDCGNMIARRIGELTGEHGPLALIVQPPARRALAALLRARARTCLVLSINELPASQPVEVVAVIGEDAPAHEAIAA